The Acidobacteriota bacterium genome segment TCCGAAGAGCTCCGATTCGATCAGGTCTTCGGGGATCGCCGCGCAGTTGACCCGGACGAAGGGCCGATCCCGGCGATCGGAAGCCTGGTGGATCGCCCGCGCGACGAGTTCCTTGCCCGTCCCGGACTCTCCTGTGATCAGGACCGTCGCCTGCGTCGGCCCGGCCTTGCGGATCATCTCCCGCACCCGGCGCATGGGAGGGCTCTCGCCCACCATGCGCCAGCGCTCTTCTTCGTGTTCACTGCGGGCGCGTACTTCTTCGCGCAGGCGCGAGCGTTCGAGAACACCCTCGACACGACGCAGCACGACCTCCCGCTCGAGGGGTTTTTCGAGGAAATCCTGCGCCCCGGCCCGCAGCGCCTCGACGGCGGTGCGGATCGTCGCATGCCCCGAGATCATCAGGATCGGCACGTCCGCACCGGCCTGTCGGATCCGGCGCAGGGCCTCGAGACCGTCGAGACCCGGCATACGAATGTCGAGCAGGAGAACGTCCGGCGGACGGGTGAGGGTCATCCTCACGGCTTCCTCACCGCCCGCCGCCTCGGATACGCGATAACGGTCCTCGTCCTCCAGAACGACCCTCAGGCTCTCGCGAATGGCCTTCTCGTCATCGGCGACGAGAACCAGGGGGGGCTTACCCCCTTCCCGGGGAGCCATCGGTCATTCGTCGCCGGAGGGCGCCCGGAAGAAGACCAGGATCTTGTCCCCTCCGGAAAAGGCGATGCGGGCCTTGACCACCTGCCCCGGCTTGACCTTCGCCGCGGCCTTTCGGTATTCGTCGAGGGTGCGCACCGGCATGTCGTTGATATCCATCAACACCTGGCCCTCACGCAGGCCCTTTTCGTAGGCGTTGGAAGCCACGTCCACGTGGGTGATCAGCACGCCGCGGATGCCGGCCTTCTCGAGGCTCTCGCGCATCGAACGCGGCAGCGGGGTGACGGAAATGCCCAGGTCGGTCACCTGTCCTTCTTCGTCAGGCTCTTCCTCCATCGCGGGCGGGGGCTCGTCGCCGGCGGTGGGACGCACACCGAGTTCGACACTGACCTCGACCTCGTGACCGTCACGCCAGATCGTCAGCTTCACCGTTTCACCGGGGGCCTTGGAGGCAATGCGATCGACCAGGTGGGCCGAATCCTTCACCTCGTTGCCGTCGACAGCGAGGATCACGTCGTCTTCCTGGATTCCCGCTTTGTCCGCCGGCATGCCCTTCTCGACACGGGCCACGTAGGCACCGCGACGCCGATCGAGGCCGAGATAGTCGGCCCGCTCCTCGTCCACCGGCTGAACGGACACGCCCAGGTAGCCACGCTTGACCGTGCCGGTACGAACCAACTGGTCCAGCACCGGCTTGACCTTGGAGATCGGCAGGGCGAAACCGATGCCCTGAATCGTGTTGGCCGCGCCGCTCATCAGGGGATTGCCCGCGCCGCGAATGATCGCCGTGTTGATGCCCACGACCTCACCGCGCGCATTGAGCAGGGGGCCGCCCGAATTGCCGAAGTTGATCGCGGCGTCGGTCTGGATGTAGGAGCCCAAGTCCCGTGGATCGAAGTTGATCTGTCGACCCTTGCCGCTGACCACGCCGACGGTCACACTCGAACGAAAGTCGATCGGGTTGCCGATGGCCACGACCCACTCGCCCACCCTCAGCGCCTCGCTGTCGCCCAGGGGCAGGGCGGGAAAACCCTTGCCTTCGACCTTCAGCAGGGCCAGATCCAGGGCCGGATCGATACCCACCAGCTTGGCCGGGTAGCTGTTGTCGTCGACATCCCAGACCTCGAGGCGATCCGCGCCATCGACGACGTGCCGGTTGGTCAGCAGGTAGCCGTCCTCGGTGATGAAGAAACCGGAGCCGCTGGACTCCTGACGCCGCTCAGGCGCGCGCTCCGGCGCCTGCCCATCGCCGAAGGGTTCCCGGAAGAAACGACGAAAGAAGGGCAGCTGGGCGTGGGGGTCCTCCCGCGTGATGGTGGTGTTACGCACCAGGACCACCGACGGGATCGCCCGCTCCGCCAGGTCGGCGAAAGAAGGGGCCACCACCGCGGAAGCCGGCGAGGGGGGGGGAGCGAGCTGGAGTTCCTGGGCCGAGACCGCACCCCAGGGCCCGAGCACGGCCACGCCGGCCACCGCACCGGTCAGCACCGCAGCCGTCAACAAAATGGTCAGAACGACGAATTGTCCGCGACTCATGAACTCAACCTCCCGGGGCGCCGGTCCTGTGGCCCGGCCCCCTTGCTGGCGATTCCCGACTCCAGACTGCCCTCCGGCGGGAAATCGTGCCAACCACTCATTCAACCCCCGTGTCCGATTCGGTGACGGCATAGCCGTCTTTGCGGTATTGCTTGATCTTGCGCTGGAGAGTCCGCAGTCCGATGCCCAGCATCTCCGCGGCCTGGGTTCGGTTGCCGGCGGTGATCTCGAGGGTCCGCAGGATGGCCTCCCGCTCCACTTCCTCCATGGTCTTGCCCGCCAGGCCCGTGGAAGAGGGGCCGAGGAACGTCCCCAACGCGGGTAAGACTTCTCCCACGCTGCCGCGCACCTCTTCGGGCAGGTGATGGGGCTCGATCCGCTGACCCGCGTGGAGAATCACGAAGGACTCCATCAGGTTGCGCAACTCTCGTACGTTGCCCGGCCAGGCGGCGCGCTTGAGGACCTGCAGCGTCTCCGGTGTCAGTTCGGGCGCCGGACGATCGTTCTCGTCGGCGAAGCGATCGATGAAACTCGCCGCCAGCACGGGGATGTCTTCCGGCCGCTCCCGCAGCGGTGGGATCCGCAGGGTGACGACGGCCAGCCGGTAGTAGAGATCCGCACGGAATTGCCCGGCCTCGGCCATCGCCAACAAATCCCGGTTGGTCGCCGCCAGCAGGCGCACATCGACCCGCATCTCCTGGGTGCCGCCGACCCGCATGAAGGTCTGGGACTCGAGAACCCGCAACAACTTGCTCTGCAGCGGCAAAGGCAGTTCACCGAGTTCGTCGAGGAAGAGCGTTCCCCGATCGGCCAGCTCGAACTTGCCCGGCTTGCGTGCCTGGGCCCCGGTGAACGCTCCGCGTTCGTGGCCGAAGAGTTCGGATTCGAGGATCTCGGCCGGAATCGCCGCGCAGTCCACCGGCAGGAAGGTCTCCCGACTGCGCGGAGAATGGCGATGGATCGCCCGGGCTACGAGTTCCTTGCCCGTACCGGACTCTCCGAGGATCAGTACCGAGGACCGGGCGGCGGAAACCTGCTGGATCTTGCGGAACAGTTCCAGCATGGGAGGCGAGGTGCCGATCATGCCTTCGAACGACCCCTGGCTGTCGAGCGTGCTGCGCACGGCCCGGTATTCGCTGATCTCCCGGGCGAGCTGGACCTTTTCCACCAGGTGGCGCACCCGGGCCCGCAGAAGATCGATATTTTTCACCGGCTTTTCGAGGAAGTCGGCGGCCCCGTCCTTCATCGCCCCCACCGCCGTCTCCACCGATCCGAAGGCCGTGATCATCAGCACGCCGACGTCGGGAACCATCTCCCTCGCCCGACGCAGGACCTCCAGGCCGTCGAGGCCCGGCATACGCAGATCGGTGATGACCAACTCCACGTCCGGGTGTTCGCGCAGGAAAGCCAACGCCTCGAGGCCGTCGCCGAAAGCGTCGACCTGGTAGTCCACCCGGCGCAGGGCCTTGGCCATGGCGATTCTCCCGCCGGCATCGTCATCGACGATGATGATCCGCCCCTTGACCTTGTCCTTCATGCCTCCATCTCCAACCAGCGGGCGAGCGTCGGCCAGTCCACGACGCGGATGCCGAGTTCGCGCGCCCGCGACAGTTTGCCGCCAGGGTCTTCGCCGGCGACCAGCAGGTCCGTCTTGGCGCTGACGGCGGCGGTGACCTTCGCGCCGGCTTCTTCGAGTCGCTGTTTGACCTCGCCCCGCGGCCGCGGCAAGGTTCCCGTCAGAACCACTCTCTTGCCGGCCAACGGGTGGGCCGACGACGCAGCGGCGGGCGGCGCCGGGCGGCCGCCGACCCCCGCCTCGACCAGCCGGCGAGTCCATTCCCGTGTCGCAGGACACCGGAAGAAACTCACCACCGAACGCGCCGTGACCGGCCCGATATCTTCGAGCGCGGCCAGACGCTCCTCGGCGTCGTCCGCTTCCACCGCGGACAGGATTTCCCCGAGGGAGCCGAAGGCGCGGGCGAGTGTCAGGGCCGCCCCCCCTCCCACGTGGCGGATACCCAGGGCCGCCAGGACTCGCTGCAGGGGTTGCCGGCGGCTGGCATCGATCTGCGCCAGCAGATTGGCAGCGGACTTGCTCCCCATCCGCTCGAGCCGGGCCAGGGTCGCCTCGTCGAGGCCATAGAGATCCGCCACGCTGCGCACCAGGCCCCGGGCCACGAGCTGTTCGATCAGCGCGGGACCAAGGCCCTCGATGTCCATCGCCGAGCGCCTGGCGAAGTGACGCAGGGATTCCTTGAGCCGTGCCGGGCAGTCCGGGGCGACACAGCGCAGGGCCACCTCGCCGGGGGTGGCCACCACGTCACCCCCACAAGCCGGGCAACGCTCGGGGGGCTCGATGACGCGCACGTCTTCCCCGCGCCGAGACAGCACGGGGCCGACCACCTTGGGAATCACCTCGCCGCCCTTTTCGACGATCACCACGTCACCGACGCGGATATCCTTGCGGGCGATCTCCTCGAAATTGTGCAACGTGGCACGGGAGACGCGACTGCCCGCCAGGAGCACCGGCTCGAGGCGGGCGACGGGAGTCAGGACTCCCGTGCGTCCCACCTGCACGTTCACGTCCAGCAGTCGGGTGGTCGCCTGCTCGGCGGGATACTTGAAGGCGATCGCCCAACGGGGGGCGCGAGCCGTGGCTCCGGCCTGTTGCTGGAGACTCAACGCGTCGACCTTGACCACGATGCCGTCGACCTCGTAGGGCAGCCCCCCCCTCTCTTCGGCCCAACGCCGGATGTAGGCGCAGACCTCGCCGAAATCCCCAAGCACACGCCGATGGGGATTGGTCGGCAACCCGCAGCTCTCGGCCAGGTCCAGGCCGCGGCTGTGGGATTCGATCCGCCGGCCATCGACGCGAAGCACCTGCCAGAGCTGGATCGCCAGGGGCCTCCGGGCGACGAGAGCCGGATCTTGCAGGCGCAGCGTGCCCGCCGCGGCGTTGCGGGGATTGGCGAAGGGCGCCTGCCCGGCCTTCTCCCGCTCCCGGTTGAAGGCCTCGAAGTCTTGCCGCGGGAAGTAGACCTCTCCCCGGGCGACCAGCTCGCGCACGCCGCCCCCCAGGCGCAGCGGCAGCGAGCGGATGGTGCGGACGTTGGGGGTGATCTCCTCACCCACCCGCCCATCTCCGCGGCTGACGGCCCGGACCAGTTTGCCGTCCTCGTAGAGCAGGTCCACCGAAACCCCGTCGATCTTGTGCTCCACCGACCAGAGGGGCACGCTCCGGCCACCGAGAACACGCTCGAGACGCTGCTTCCACTCCCGCAGTTCATCCTCGCTGTAGACGTTGTCCAGCGAGAGCATGGGCACTTCGTGGCGCACCTGGGGGAACTCCCCCTCCACGGGGTGCCCGACCCGGCGCGTGGGCGAATCGTCGGTGATCAGCGCGGGGTAGCGCTCTTCGAGACGGCGCAGTTCCTGTTCGAGCGCGTCGTATTCGCCATCGCTGATCTCGGGTCGCGCCTCGACATAGTACAGGGCGCGGTGGCGCCAGAGCTCATCCCGCAGCCACTGGACCCGCGAACGGACTTCCGCGGGAATCCCGCTCATGCCGGATCCCCGCCGGCCGGCACCCCGGCGTCGGGAGTTTCCAGCGGCTCGACCTCGTCCACCAGGGCGGAGGGCAGGATGATCGTGAAACAGCTTCCCTTGCCCTTTGCGCTGACGACTTCGATCCTGCCCCCGTGGGCCTGGACGAAGCGCTGGGCGATGGGCAGCCCGAGACCGGTGCCCGCCGGCTTCTTCGACCAGAACACGTCGAAGATCTGCTCCCGCTCCTTTTCGGGTATACCGGGGCCCTGGTCACAGACCTGGATCCGCGCTTCACCCTGTGCCGTGGCCCCCACGCGCACTTCCACGCGCCCCCCGGCATCACTGACCTCCAGGGCGTTCTGGAGAATATTGAGCAAGGCCTGGCGAATCTGGCCGGCGTCGACCTTGATCGTGGGCGCACCTTCCTCGTGGATCAGCCCGAGGTCTACCAGGGCCGCTTCGAACTGGGGCTGGACGAAGCGCACCACATCCGCCACCAGGTCCACCGGCGCCACCTCCCGCCGCTGAGCCCGTGTCGGTCGGGCGAAGGCGAGGAAGTCCTTGACCAGCCGTTCGAGGCGCAGCACCTCCTCGCGGCTCGAGCGCAAGAGGATCACGGCCTCCTCGTCCACGCAGCCTTCGGCGATTTCTTCCTCGAGCATCTGCAGGTTGATGTTCATCGCGTTGAGGGGATTGCGGATCTCGTGGGCCAGACCCGAGGCGAGAGTGCCGATATAGGCCAGGTTCTCGGCCTGCTGGGTCTCCCGCTCCAGGCGCCGGGTCCGCTGAATCAGGCGCAGCACGTAGAGGAAGGCGACGACCAGCAGCAGCAGGCTGATCAGCCCGCCGGCGAGGAGAATGAAAACCGACTCGCGGCGCAGCCGGCCGACCTCCCGACTCATCACGTCGGGGGCTACGCCCAGCAGCAGGGTCCCCCGTCCGCCCCCCAGGGGAACCTGCAGCGCCCGCTCGGAACGCGAGCCCACGAGACGGATCTGCTGACCCGAGAGCAGGCTCGGCAGCAACGGGGGCGGCGAGTCGGGACTGGGCGGCGCGGCACCGGAAAAGGCCTGGCCGATCAGGGAGATCCGCCCGCCACTACCGATGGGGCGGTCCATGTGGAGCAGCAAGCGGCCGTCGGGAGTCAGCACGTCCAGGCTTTCGACGATCTGGATCCGCGAAAGCTCCTCTCCGATCACCTGGGCCAGCACGTCCTTCCGACGCTGCACTCTGACGTAGTCGATGTTGCCCGCCGGCCCCACTTCCTCGGCGATGATCCGCGCGAGATTTCCCGCCTGGTCCAGGGTGTCGAGCAGCTTGGTCTGGATCATGCGCTGGTCGAACTGGTGGAAGTAGAGCCAACCGATGATCCCCACGTTGGCCGACACCAACACCAGGTAGAGCAGCACGGCCCGCAGGAGCAGTCGACGGACCTGGCGATCGGAAGACGACGCGGCGCCTCTGGGGATCAACAGGGCTTCTCCCGGCGTCGCCCCGGGCCTTGGGGGCGAACACCCGCGGGGGATTGTGCCGGCTCCCGGGCTCGGCGTCAAATCGGCGTACCCTTTTGGGGACAAACTCCGGGTTTTCCCCCCGCCAGGATCGGAATTTGACGGTATCCTCTAGGGGCAGCTCCGATGGAGATCTCGGGGAAGAAGCGGCGAGCTATCCTGGGCGGCGGAGATGCTGCTGATTTGCCGCAAGAAGCGCCCATCCCGACGCAACGGGCATGGCGTCCGTGGTACATGTTCCAGCGGAGGTGGGCAACATGGGTCACGCGGCAGTGAGCAGGCGACTGGACCGCCGCCCCTCGAAAGGGGCGTCGATGGCGGAGCTCAAAGGCAGCCCCAGGCTCGGAGGCTACCTCCGAAGCTTGAGGGTCGGCTACGGCTACTCCTTGCGCAAAGTCGAGGAAAAGGCCCGCATGCATGGGGGAGAGATCGACAACTCCCAGCTCTCCCGCTATGAAAAGGGGGTTTGCTACCCCTCCTTCGACAAGCTGCGCACTCTGGCCCGGATCTTCAACGTCTCGATCCAGACGTTCTCGGACGTGGTCGATCTCGAAGAGCTCGAAAAGCACCTCCCCGAGGGCGACGACGCGATCGAGCTGATGAAGGCGGGCCATGCCGAGTTCCATCTTGGCGACTACGGGCGCGCCTACGCCCACTACCAGAAGGCGCGCACCCTGATCGAACAGGGCTGCGACGACGATCCCGCCGGAGAACAGGCACGCTTCATCGCCAAGGCACGGTTGGCCTCGGCCATCGTGCTCTACCGCATGGGCAAGGTTTCCCTCAGCGAATACGAAATTCGCCAGCTCCTCCGGCTGGGCAAGCACCTCGAAGAGGGCACCCTGGTCCGGGCCCTGCTGCAGCTGAGCAATGTCCACAGCAGCTTCGGAGACTTCCTCCTGGCCGAGATGGAAGCCACCCGCTCGCTGGAAATCGCCCGGCGCGCGGATGACCGGCTCCTGACCGCCCAGTCCCACCACGCCCTGGGCCGGATCTTCCAGGACCGGAAGGACCTCGACCTGGCCCTCGAGCACCTGCACGAGGCCCTCAAGCTCTACCGGGAGCTGAAGGACGATCACGAGGCCCTCAAGGTCAAGCTGAACCTGGGGCCGATCTACGCCGCCCGGGGCCAAGTCCGCGAAGGCGTGCGCCTGCTGATGGACGCCCGCGACGAGGCCCGGCGGCAGGGACACCGCTGGACCGTCGCCTCGGCCTGCGCCTGGCTGGCGGAGACTTTCTTCCGCAGCGGCGATTTCGCCAAGGCTCGCCAGTATCTCCGCGAATCCAATGCCATCGCCTCCAACGGTGAGGTGCAATACGTCGACATCCTCTTCCTCAATGCCTACTACCTGTGGAAGGTGTCGCTGGCCGAAGACAACAGCGCCGAGGCGAAGATCGCCCTCGGCCGGATGAAATACCTGCGCCCGCACCTCGAGCAGAACCTGCCGGAGGTCCGGGACTTCGATCGCTTCATTGAGAAAGGGGGCAAGAAATGACCCGCCGGCTGGTTCTCCTCACGATGATGCTCTCCCTGGCCACCCTGCCTGCGCTGGGCGCGTCCGCTCCCGGGGGCATGCTGCCCCACGACAAGGCTCCCTACTACCTCGGCCCCACCGACGGCCCCATCTCGATGACCGTCGATCCCACGGGCACCATGTGGGCCGTCTGGGCCTACGACAACGGCGCCGAGACGGACATCGCCATAACCCGCTCTATCGGTGACACATGGTCGGTTCCGGTGCTGGTCGGCGTGTACAACCGGCGGGACGACCGGGATCCCCGCATCGCCTTCATGGCCGACGGCACGCCGGTACTGGGCTGGTGGCAGGCCGGCGCCGACGACGATCCGACCTCCTTCGACCGGGTCCTGCTCTCCTTCTTCCTCGACGGTGAGTGGAGCGCCCCGGTCCAGCTCAGCCTGCCCGACGCCCACGGACGGCAGCCCAACTTCTTCGATACGGGCGCGGACCTGGAAGTCGGCTTCCTCCAGATCGACCCGGCGACCGGACGCTCCGAGATCGACATCCGCCCGGTGGAAAAGCCCCGCCCGGGAGGCGGCACCAACGGCCCGGATCCACTCCCCACCTTCACCATCGGTGGTGACGAGGAGGTTCCGGAAGGCGGCACGGGCGACAACACCCGGTCCAGCGGCTGAACCTCCCCCGACCCCCCTTTGTGCCCTTCCTCGGGCACGTGGAACGGCGGCCCCGGCCGCCGTTCGCCGTGTCACGGCCGGAAGGGTCCGCCATGAGCCGGTTTTCCTCGTTGACATCGGAATGGCTTTTCCGTAGCATCCCCGTGGGAAGAAGTGGGAAAAGGTGGAACCAAGTGGCCCATACTGGGTGGACCATGCGGTTTCTCCACCGGGACGGTGCCCGGAACGCCCCGCAATCCTTCGCTGTTTTCCGCTGCTCTCGGAGCGGAGGGCACTGGAGCTTCGATGCTGCGCGGCCACGCCAGGGCGAAAGTTGATAGTAAGGGGCGTCTGAAGATCCCCGCGGAGTTCCTCGAGACATTCCTGGAACTCAGCGGCGAGAGTCGGCGTGTCTTCGTCACCTCCCGCGACGGCCGGCGAGCCCTGATCTACCCCCTGCCGGTCTGGGAGCGGCTCGAAGCGAAGATTCTCGAACTCCCCACCACCCGGCCTTCAGTGGACCTCTACCTCCAAACCACCAGCTTCTGGGGCCGGGAAAGCACCGTGGACGCCAGCGGTCGGGTGCTGGTGCATCCCCTGCTCCGGGAGGCAGCCTCGATCTACGGAGACGTCTCGGTTTTCGGTAAGCAGCAGATTCTCGAAGTCTGTGATTTCGAACTCTTCCGACACTCGCCCCCGGTCCTGAGCCCCGAGGCTCTGACGGAACTGGCCGAGTTCGGGATCTGAGAAGTGCTCGAAGGGACAGCACGGATGGCCCCAGAGGGTTTCGTCCATCGGCCGGTCATGGTCGCCGAGGTCCTGCAGGCCCTGGCCCCGGGCCCGGGTCGACTGCTCGTGGACGGCACGGTCGGCCTCGGGGGCCACGTGGAAGCCTGGATGGAGGCCTGCGGCGGCGAAGGTCGCGCGGTCGGCATGGATCGGGACGCCTCGGCCCTGGAAGTCGCTCGATCGAGACTCGGCCACTGGGGAGCGCGGGTTCGGCTCGTCCACGGAGACTACCGCCAGGCGGACCGGCACCTCGACGAGTTGGGCATCGAAAGCGCCGATGCCGTCCTGCTCGACCTGGGACTCGGTTCCCACCAGCTCGAGGATCCGGAGCGGGGTTTCTCCTTCCGCCACGAGGGCCCCCTCGACATGCGCTTCGACCGGGACTTGCCGGGACGCCGGGCGGCGGAGATCCTGGCCCACTCCAGCCCGCTGGAACTGGAAGCCATCTTTCGGGACTACGGCGAGGAGCGCGCGGCCCGCAAGCTGACCCGGGTGATCGTCGAACATCGCCAGCGGCGCCCCCTGTCCACCACCACCGAGCTGGCGGACCTGGTCCGCCGGGCCCTCGGGCCCGGGCACCGGGGGCGCATCGACCCCGCCACCCGCGTCTTTCAGGCCCTGCGCATCGCCGTCAACGACGAACTCGACGGCCTGGGCCGGGCCATCGAAATGCTGACCCGCCGGCTGCGCCCCGGCGGCCGCATCGCGGTGATCTCCTTCCACAGCCTCGAGGACCGCATCACCAAGGGCACCCTGCGCCGGCTGGCCACGGCCCGGCACCGGCAGCCGGACGATCCGCCCGGAACGGAGGCCGTCGCCCCCCTGCTCGACCTCGAGGTGCGCCGGGTGACCATGGCCTCGGACGACGAGGTCGCGGCCAATCCCCGCTCCCGGTCGGCCCGGCTGCGGTGGGGGATCCGCCGATGAGCCTGCCGGCAGGCGTGATCAACCGGCCGCCGCTGGCCGCACCGCATCCGGTCGTACTCGGCCGGCTGGCGCGCATCGCCCTGGTCACTCTCCTGCTGGCCGCCCCCCTGATCACCCAGGTCGCCCTGCAGACCCGCGGCGTCCGCTGCCGCTACGAGACCATCGACCTCGAGCGGCGCCTCGAGCAACTCCACCTCGAGCGGCGCAGCCTGATCGCCCGCCGCGCAGAACTGCTCGACCCTGCTCGTCTCCGGCGCGAAGCCCGCCGCCTGGGACTGGTGCCCGGGCACGCCGACCAGAGACCCTTCGTCCTGGCCGCCGGCCGGGAGGCCTCCCCATGAACCCGGCCCCCCGCGGTCACCGGCGCCAGTGGCTGCTCCTGGGCGTTTTCATGCTCGGGGGCGTTCTGATCTCCGCACGCCTGGTGCAGCTCCAGGTCCTCCTCCAGCCCTACCTGGAGGCTCGCGCCGAACGCAACGCCACCGGCAAGGTGACGATTCCCGGCCCCCGTGGACGTATTCTCGACCGCCGGGGCCAGGTGCTGGCGATCTCGGTGCCGACCCACGTGCTGCTCGCCCGGCCGTCTCACCTCTCCCGCAAGGGCATGAGACTGCTCGAGAGGGCCGCCGGCACGCCCGACCGGCTCACCCGGAGAGCCCATCGGGACAACTGGATCCCCGTCACCCGCACCTGCGACCAGCGTTGCAAGGCGGCGGTGCTCGATGGTGTGGACAAGGGCATCGTCGACCGCAGGGCGGTCCACCTCGAGCCCAGTTTCCAGCGCCGCTACCCCTACGGCAGCCTGGCGGCCCACGTGCTGGGATTCGTCAACCGGGACGGCGTTCCTGAAGGCGCCGAGCGGGAATTCGACGACCTGCTGCGCGGGAACAAGAGGGAGCTGCTGCTCGAGCGGGACGCCCGGCTTCAGGTCCTCGGATCCCGCAGCCAGGGACAACAGCAGGTTCCGCCCTCCTCGGTGATGCTGACCCTCGACCTGCGTATTCAGCAGCGCCTGGAAGAGGAACTCCGCCGCGGTGTCGAGCGCCATGCGGCACGGCGAGCCATGGGCGTCGTCCTCGACCCTCGCAACGGCGAGGTCCTGGCCATGGCGAGCTATCCCACCTACGATCCCAATCGTTTCAGCCGGGGCGTCGAGTACCATCGCAACCTGGTCATCGGCCACGCCTTCGAACCCGGCTCGGTGATCAAACCTCTGACCGCGGCCGCGCTGGTCGAGAACGGGGCCGTCTCCCCCGAGCAAGCCGTCTACTGCGAGCGAGGACGCTGGTACTGGAAGAACGAAGGTCGCGGCCGCCCGATTCGTGATCACCACCCCCACGAGTGGCTGACTCTGCCCCAGGTCCTGGAGGTCTCGAGCAACATCGGCATCGCCAAGCTCTCCCTCAGGCTCAGCGAGTC includes the following:
- a CDS encoding division/cell wall cluster transcriptional repressor MraZ gives rise to the protein MLRGHARAKVDSKGRLKIPAEFLETFLELSGESRRVFVTSRDGRRALIYPLPVWERLEAKILELPTTRPSVDLYLQTTSFWGRESTVDASGRVLVHPLLREAASIYGDVSVFGKQQILEVCDFELFRHSPPVLSPEALTELAEFGI
- a CDS encoding transcriptional regulator — encoded protein: MAELKGSPRLGGYLRSLRVGYGYSLRKVEEKARMHGGEIDNSQLSRYEKGVCYPSFDKLRTLARIFNVSIQTFSDVVDLEELEKHLPEGDDAIELMKAGHAEFHLGDYGRAYAHYQKARTLIEQGCDDDPAGEQARFIAKARLASAIVLYRMGKVSLSEYEIRQLLRLGKHLEEGTLVRALLQLSNVHSSFGDFLLAEMEATRSLEIARRADDRLLTAQSHHALGRIFQDRKDLDLALEHLHEALKLYRELKDDHEALKVKLNLGPIYAARGQVREGVRLLMDARDEARRQGHRWTVASACAWLAETFFRSGDFAKARQYLRESNAIASNGEVQYVDILFLNAYYLWKVSLAEDNSAEAKIALGRMKYLRPHLEQNLPEVRDFDRFIEKGGKK
- the rsmH gene encoding 16S rRNA (cytosine(1402)-N(4))-methyltransferase RsmH; its protein translation is MAPEGFVHRPVMVAEVLQALAPGPGRLLVDGTVGLGGHVEAWMEACGGEGRAVGMDRDASALEVARSRLGHWGARVRLVHGDYRQADRHLDELGIESADAVLLDLGLGSHQLEDPERGFSFRHEGPLDMRFDRDLPGRRAAEILAHSSPLELEAIFRDYGEERAARKLTRVIVEHRQRRPLSTTTELADLVRRALGPGHRGRIDPATRVFQALRIAVNDELDGLGRAIEMLTRRLRPGGRIAVISFHSLEDRITKGTLRRLATARHRQPDDPPGTEAVAPLLDLEVRRVTMASDDEVAANPRSRSARLRWGIRR
- a CDS encoding Do family serine endopeptidase; the encoded protein is MSRGQFVVLTILLTAAVLTGAVAGVAVLGPWGAVSAQELQLAPPPSPASAVVAPSFADLAERAIPSVVLVRNTTITREDPHAQLPFFRRFFREPFGDGQAPERAPERRQESSGSGFFITEDGYLLTNRHVVDGADRLEVWDVDDNSYPAKLVGIDPALDLALLKVEGKGFPALPLGDSEALRVGEWVVAIGNPIDFRSSVTVGVVSGKGRQINFDPRDLGSYIQTDAAINFGNSGGPLLNARGEVVGINTAIIRGAGNPLMSGAANTIQGIGFALPISKVKPVLDQLVRTGTVKRGYLGVSVQPVDEERADYLGLDRRRGAYVARVEKGMPADKAGIQEDDVILAVDGNEVKDSAHLVDRIASKAPGETVKLTIWRDGHEVEVSVELGVRPTAGDEPPPAMEEEPDEEGQVTDLGISVTPLPRSMRESLEKAGIRGVLITHVDVASNAYEKGLREGQVLMDINDMPVRTLDEYRKAAAKVKPGQVVKARIAFSGGDKILVFFRAPSGDE
- a CDS encoding ATP-binding protein produces the protein MIPRGAASSSDRQVRRLLLRAVLLYLVLVSANVGIIGWLYFHQFDQRMIQTKLLDTLDQAGNLARIIAEEVGPAGNIDYVRVQRRKDVLAQVIGEELSRIQIVESLDVLTPDGRLLLHMDRPIGSGGRISLIGQAFSGAAPPSPDSPPPLLPSLLSGQQIRLVGSRSERALQVPLGGGRGTLLLGVAPDVMSREVGRLRRESVFILLAGGLISLLLLVVAFLYVLRLIQRTRRLERETQQAENLAYIGTLASGLAHEIRNPLNAMNINLQMLEEEIAEGCVDEEAVILLRSSREEVLRLERLVKDFLAFARPTRAQRREVAPVDLVADVVRFVQPQFEAALVDLGLIHEEGAPTIKVDAGQIRQALLNILQNALEVSDAGGRVEVRVGATAQGEARIQVCDQGPGIPEKEREQIFDVFWSKKPAGTGLGLPIAQRFVQAHGGRIEVVSAKGKGSCFTIILPSALVDEVEPLETPDAGVPAGGDPA
- the ligA gene encoding NAD-dependent DNA ligase LigA, coding for MSGIPAEVRSRVQWLRDELWRHRALYYVEARPEISDGEYDALEQELRRLEERYPALITDDSPTRRVGHPVEGEFPQVRHEVPMLSLDNVYSEDELREWKQRLERVLGGRSVPLWSVEHKIDGVSVDLLYEDGKLVRAVSRGDGRVGEEITPNVRTIRSLPLRLGGGVRELVARGEVYFPRQDFEAFNREREKAGQAPFANPRNAAAGTLRLQDPALVARRPLAIQLWQVLRVDGRRIESHSRGLDLAESCGLPTNPHRRVLGDFGEVCAYIRRWAEERGGLPYEVDGIVVKVDALSLQQQAGATARAPRWAIAFKYPAEQATTRLLDVNVQVGRTGVLTPVARLEPVLLAGSRVSRATLHNFEEIARKDIRVGDVVIVEKGGEVIPKVVGPVLSRRGEDVRVIEPPERCPACGGDVVATPGEVALRCVAPDCPARLKESLRHFARRSAMDIEGLGPALIEQLVARGLVRSVADLYGLDEATLARLERMGSKSAANLLAQIDASRRQPLQRVLAALGIRHVGGGAALTLARAFGSLGEILSAVEADDAEERLAALEDIGPVTARSVVSFFRCPATREWTRRLVEAGVGGRPAPPAAASSAHPLAGKRVVLTGTLPRPRGEVKQRLEEAGAKVTAAVSAKTDLLVAGEDPGGKLSRARELGIRVVDWPTLARWLEMEA
- a CDS encoding sigma-54 dependent transcriptional regulator, which produces MKDKVKGRIIIVDDDAGGRIAMAKALRRVDYQVDAFGDGLEALAFLREHPDVELVITDLRMPGLDGLEVLRRAREMVPDVGVLMITAFGSVETAVGAMKDGAADFLEKPVKNIDLLRARVRHLVEKVQLAREISEYRAVRSTLDSQGSFEGMIGTSPPMLELFRKIQQVSAARSSVLILGESGTGKELVARAIHRHSPRSRETFLPVDCAAIPAEILESELFGHERGAFTGAQARKPGKFELADRGTLFLDELGELPLPLQSKLLRVLESQTFMRVGGTQEMRVDVRLLAATNRDLLAMAEAGQFRADLYYRLAVVTLRIPPLRERPEDIPVLAASFIDRFADENDRPAPELTPETLQVLKRAAWPGNVRELRNLMESFVILHAGQRIEPHHLPEEVRGSVGEVLPALGTFLGPSSTGLAGKTMEEVEREAILRTLEITAGNRTQAAEMLGIGLRTLQRKIKQYRKDGYAVTESDTGVE